A region from the Leeia speluncae genome encodes:
- the nusB gene encoding transcription antitermination factor NusB, with translation MSQGQKKSARRRSRELVVQGLYQWQLTDAEALQIELNLRDEIEDFNKCDIPLFKNLLNGCLREIEYLKTEVSVFLDRPYEEISPVERAVLLLATYEFIHTAEVPYRVVMNEAIELAKTFGGTDGHRYVNGVLDKLAAKLRATEVNAPRA, from the coding sequence ATGAGTCAAGGACAAAAGAAAAGTGCCCGCCGTCGTAGCCGTGAACTAGTAGTTCAGGGTTTATACCAGTGGCAGTTAACAGATGCAGAGGCATTGCAGATTGAGTTGAATCTTCGTGACGAAATCGAAGACTTCAACAAGTGTGATATTCCACTTTTCAAGAACCTGCTAAATGGCTGTTTAAGAGAAATTGAATATCTAAAAACGGAAGTATCTGTATTTTTAGATCGTCCATACGAAGAAATTAGCCCGGTTGAAAGAGCGGTGCTATTACTCGCAACGTATGAATTTATTCATACAGCGGAAGTGCCTTACCGTGTTGTCATGAATGAAGCCATTGAACTAGCCAAAACATTTGGCGGCACGGATGGACACCGCTATGTGAATGGCGTGTTGGATAAACTCGCTGCAAAACTTCGTGCAACCGAAGTGAATGCACCTCGCGCGTAA
- a CDS encoding GGDEF domain-containing response regulator: MLGDTENLFSERTRLLIVDDSRMVRASLRKHLSDTYDLIEEADGEAGWARLLADDSIRLVISDVSMPKLDGHALLQRIRAYDDQRISHVPVIIISGDDEPGAKQHAVSIGASDFITKSTDQAELLVRVKTNLEKREIESKLVVANKAIAEEATTDPVTGLFTINYLRKQGEKFVSFGNRHNTSVSCLSIALDRFDELSQRYPDAVCNKVLQLLGKMFAGKLRGEDLVAHVSGALFIVALPSAVTNQALVAADRMCQATSAAKIGYKGDTIALSCSIGVVSTEQFPNLSFEELISAANQRRQYAQDQGGNWVEAAAEVATASANGQTESAVGESVESSYQSIDQILDWLNSDQTDRVLDRLPQAIERLVPLLELANGLYGLGMDVGQIQAKAKSMQ; this comes from the coding sequence ATGTTGGGTGATACAGAAAATTTATTTTCAGAACGAACTAGACTTCTGATTGTTGACGATTCCCGTATGGTAAGGGCTTCTCTACGTAAGCACCTGTCAGATACTTACGACTTAATCGAAGAAGCTGATGGCGAAGCAGGGTGGGCGCGTTTGCTGGCGGACGATAGTATTCGTCTAGTTATTAGCGATGTATCTATGCCTAAACTAGATGGGCATGCTTTGCTACAACGAATCCGTGCGTATGATGATCAGCGTATTAGTCATGTGCCCGTCATTATTATTTCTGGTGATGATGAACCGGGAGCCAAACAGCATGCAGTCAGTATTGGTGCTAGTGATTTTATTACTAAATCGACTGACCAAGCAGAGTTGTTGGTCCGTGTAAAAACGAATTTAGAAAAGCGTGAAATTGAATCTAAATTAGTGGTTGCTAACAAAGCGATTGCGGAAGAGGCGACAACGGACCCTGTTACTGGCTTGTTTACGATTAATTATCTCCGTAAACAAGGGGAAAAGTTTGTATCGTTTGGTAATCGCCACAACACCTCAGTGTCCTGTTTATCTATTGCCTTAGATCGCTTTGATGAATTAAGCCAACGTTACCCTGACGCGGTTTGCAATAAAGTGCTGCAATTACTTGGCAAAATGTTTGCCGGTAAACTGCGTGGCGAAGATTTGGTTGCGCATGTTTCGGGTGCCTTATTCATTGTGGCACTACCTAGCGCTGTGACGAACCAAGCCTTGGTGGCTGCTGATCGTATGTGCCAAGCAACCAGTGCAGCTAAAATTGGTTATAAAGGCGATACTATCGCACTGTCTTGTAGTATTGGTGTCGTTTCGACAGAGCAGTTTCCGAATTTAAGTTTTGAAGAGCTAATTAGTGCGGCGAACCAGCGCAGACAATATGCCCAAGACCAAGGAGGTAATTGGGTAGAGGCTGCGGCCGAGGTTGCTACGGCGAGCGCGAACGGACAGACTGAATCCGCGGTGGGTGAGTCGGTTGAATCAAGCTATCAGTCTATTGATCAAATCTTGGATTGGTTAAATTCAGACCAAACAGATCGTGTCTTGGATCGTTTGCCTCAAGCAATTGAACGACTTGTTCCTTTACTAGAGCTGGCGAATGGGCTTTATGGACTTGGGATGGATGTTGGGCAAATTCAAGCGAAAGCGAAAAGTATGCAATAA
- the ribH gene encoding 6,7-dimethyl-8-ribityllumazine synthase produces the protein MSRFNGVVEIPSEFNGAGLKIGVVMSRFNTPVCEGLLSACLKELKNLGVNEADVTLATVAGALEIPLVLQKMAATKKFDALVALGAVIRGETYHFELVSNESGSAITRVGLDAGIPIANAVLTTENDEQAEVRMHEKGSDAAKVAVEMACLLKRIS, from the coding sequence ATGTCCCGTTTTAATGGTGTGGTAGAGATTCCTTCTGAATTCAATGGCGCAGGTTTAAAAATTGGCGTGGTGATGAGCCGTTTTAATACGCCTGTATGTGAAGGGTTGCTATCTGCTTGCCTAAAAGAGTTGAAAAACCTTGGTGTGAATGAAGCGGATGTCACATTGGCAACGGTTGCTGGTGCATTAGAGATTCCTCTTGTGCTGCAAAAAATGGCTGCAACGAAAAAGTTTGATGCTTTAGTTGCCTTAGGCGCAGTGATTCGTGGCGAAACCTATCATTTTGAATTGGTTTCAAATGAATCAGGTTCGGCAATTACTCGTGTGGGACTAGATGCTGGTATTCCAATTGCGAATGCAGTGTTGACTACAGAGAATGATGAACAAGCTGAAGTTCGTATGCATGAAAAAGGTTCTGACGCAGCAAAAGTTGCTGTTGAAATGGCCTGCTTATTAAAAAGAATTAGTTGA
- the ribBA gene encoding bifunctional 3,4-dihydroxy-2-butanone-4-phosphate synthase/GTP cyclohydrolase II has translation MYSIASVQEIIQEIRAGRMVVLVDEEDRENEGDLVMAAEFVTPEAINFMAKYGRGLICLTLTEERVDQLQLSMMAARNGTQYGTAFTVSIEAAEGVTTGISAADRSHTIRTAVARNAKATDIVQPGHVFPLRAQKGGVLVRAGHTEAGCDLARLAGLEPASVICEIMNDDGTMARLPELIEFAKEHNLKIGTIADLIHYRHQTESLVEKIADREITTPAGDFRLVAFKDTLSGLVQLSLVKGDISPEDDVLVRVHEPISVIDLLDIGQSKHSWALFKAMQRVQQEGKGVILLLHRPESGDELLANLFPQKDVRPAKWDAKTFGIGAQILSHLGVKRMKVMATPMRLASMTGFDLEVTGFLSPEE, from the coding sequence GTGTATTCAATCGCATCGGTGCAAGAGATCATTCAAGAAATTCGTGCTGGCCGCATGGTCGTCTTGGTGGACGAAGAAGATCGTGAGAATGAGGGCGATTTGGTAATGGCTGCTGAATTTGTTACCCCTGAAGCCATTAACTTTATGGCCAAATACGGGCGTGGACTTATCTGCTTGACGCTTACTGAAGAACGCGTTGATCAATTGCAATTGTCGATGATGGCAGCTAGAAATGGCACTCAATACGGAACGGCGTTTACGGTTTCAATTGAAGCAGCCGAGGGTGTAACCACGGGTATCTCTGCGGCAGATCGTTCACATACGATTCGTACAGCAGTAGCCAGAAATGCAAAAGCGACAGATATTGTGCAGCCTGGCCATGTATTTCCTCTACGTGCCCAGAAGGGTGGCGTGTTAGTGCGTGCTGGTCATACAGAGGCTGGTTGTGATTTGGCTCGCTTGGCAGGTTTAGAGCCTGCATCGGTTATTTGTGAAATCATGAATGACGACGGTACGATGGCGCGTTTGCCAGAGTTAATCGAGTTTGCCAAAGAACATAATTTAAAAATTGGTACGATTGCCGATTTAATTCATTATCGCCATCAGACAGAAAGCTTGGTAGAAAAAATTGCTGATCGTGAGATTACTACGCCAGCTGGTGATTTCCGTTTGGTCGCTTTTAAAGATACCTTGTCTGGACTAGTGCAATTGTCGCTAGTTAAAGGAGATATCTCTCCTGAAGATGATGTGCTTGTTCGCGTTCATGAGCCAATCTCTGTGATTGACTTACTTGATATCGGCCAATCTAAACACTCTTGGGCGCTTTTTAAAGCGATGCAACGCGTGCAGCAAGAAGGCAAAGGCGTAATTTTGCTATTGCATCGTCCTGAGTCGGGTGATGAATTGCTGGCGAATTTGTTCCCGCAAAAAGATGTTAGACCAGCCAAATGGGATGCAAAAACATTTGGTATTGGTGCACAAATCTTGTCTCATCTTGGTGTCAAACGAATGAAAGTGATGGCGACACCAATGCGCTTGGCAAGTATGACGGGTTTTGATCTAGAAGTTACTGGTTTTCTGTCTCCTGAAGAGTAA
- a CDS encoding DUF3619 family protein, which produces MQNQEEKTIRLVKEALDKQPSSLSDAAQTRLLVARQAALKAYRPQENRTIFWRINHVLHLGEHPVAYSASACIIAAALAFGWWFSTAEMEDHVDIDTQLLTDELPPHAYLDEQFASWLNSSQNPS; this is translated from the coding sequence ATGCAAAATCAGGAAGAAAAGACGATTCGCCTCGTCAAAGAGGCGCTAGACAAGCAGCCTTCATCACTTTCTGATGCTGCCCAAACGCGTTTACTTGTTGCCAGACAAGCAGCCCTAAAAGCATACCGACCACAAGAAAATCGTACGATTTTCTGGCGTATCAACCATGTTCTTCATTTAGGTGAACACCCAGTTGCCTATTCTGCAAGTGCTTGCATTATTGCAGCGGCCTTGGCATTTGGCTGGTGGTTTAGTACAGCAGAAATGGAAGATCATGTGGATATTGATACCCAATTACTTACTGATGAACTTCCTCCACATGCATATTTAGACGAGCAATTTGCATCATGGCTAAACAGCTCTCAAAATCCGTCCTAA
- the zapE gene encoding cell division protein ZapE, protein MSQHAFSPEQNTNLSPAAWYEQTLTQRGFQADDAQAAAIESLDVLYQQLLLFKQKRHRKLAIFLPSPDVPKGIYMWGGVGRGKSFLMDAFFTCLPYKRKVRLHFHHFMFDIHNELKTLKGEKDPLITVADRIAKKYRVICFDEFHVSDIADAMILGRLMAALFERGVVFVMTSNYPPDDLYPNGLKREDFLPTIALLNAQLQIKNVDGGKDYRLRSLTRIPAYLSTKSPETPAQLQSIFDSVVTGKLAKPELHIEGRTIKAIKLSHGVAWFDFDTLCKSARSQVDYLEIARAHHTLILASVPKMTSTMSSEARRFTWLVDVCYDQRVKLFISADVPVTELYTEGAFSNEFFRTISRLEEMQSEEYLALPHIA, encoded by the coding sequence ATGTCACAACATGCGTTTTCACCAGAGCAAAATACCAATCTTTCCCCTGCTGCGTGGTACGAACAAACACTAACGCAACGTGGATTTCAAGCTGATGATGCTCAGGCTGCAGCAATAGAATCACTCGATGTACTCTATCAGCAGCTTTTATTGTTTAAGCAAAAAAGACACCGTAAATTAGCGATTTTCTTGCCTTCCCCTGATGTCCCAAAAGGGATTTATATGTGGGGTGGAGTCGGACGTGGAAAAAGCTTTTTGATGGATGCTTTTTTTACCTGCCTACCCTATAAGCGGAAGGTAAGATTGCACTTTCACCATTTTATGTTTGATATTCATAATGAACTAAAAACACTAAAAGGTGAGAAAGACCCTCTGATTACTGTTGCTGATCGAATTGCAAAGAAATATAGGGTGATTTGTTTTGATGAGTTTCATGTGAGCGATATTGCTGATGCCATGATTCTCGGTCGATTGATGGCTGCTTTGTTTGAGCGTGGTGTCGTGTTTGTGATGACCTCAAACTATCCGCCGGATGATTTGTATCCGAATGGATTAAAGCGGGAAGACTTTTTGCCAACAATTGCACTTTTAAACGCTCAATTACAAATCAAAAATGTAGATGGGGGTAAAGATTATCGCTTGAGATCGCTGACACGCATTCCTGCCTATTTGTCGACAAAATCTCCAGAGACGCCTGCTCAGCTACAAAGTATTTTTGATTCTGTCGTTACCGGTAAATTAGCTAAGCCAGAACTGCATATTGAAGGTAGAACTATCAAGGCAATTAAATTGTCTCACGGTGTAGCGTGGTTTGATTTTGATACTTTATGTAAGTCGGCTAGATCGCAAGTCGATTATCTTGAGATTGCTCGAGCACATCACACATTAATTTTAGCGTCAGTGCCAAAAATGACGTCAACCATGTCATCAGAGGCACGACGTTTTACTTGGCTTGTCGACGTTTGCTATGACCAACGCGTAAAACTATTTATTTCTGCCGATGTACCTGTAACAGAGCTCTATACTGAGGGTGCTTTTTCTAATGAATTCTTTAGAACAATTAGTCGCTTAGAAGAAATGCAGAGTGAAGAATATTTAGCTTTACCTCATATTGCCTAG
- the thiL gene encoding thiamine-phosphate kinase: MSEFDTIRRYFTRPARSTDLAVGDDAALISIPSEYQLAISADMLVSGRHFFADVDPFLLGRKSLAVNLSDMAAMGAIPRWFTLAISLPTIDDAWLAAFSEGLFSIAEEHQVDLIGGDTTAGPLTISIQIMGLVPKHQAILRSGAKLGDDIWVTGNLGNAALALQELLGNLNITDKAEIDYLRSYLENPTPRCALGAELLEIASAMLDISDGLAGDLAHIAKASHLTARVQSCDVPVSNVVKRYQSFDGWESAVLAGGDDYELCFTANPSHRLAIHALSKKHQLAITRIGSMIEQEAKAVRFMRGDAPLQQSLQAFDHFST, encoded by the coding sequence ATGTCTGAGTTCGATACCATCAGACGTTATTTCACCAGACCGGCAAGATCTACAGATCTTGCCGTCGGTGATGATGCCGCTCTTATCTCTATTCCCTCTGAATATCAACTCGCCATCTCTGCTGATATGCTGGTTTCTGGCCGACATTTTTTTGCGGATGTTGATCCCTTTCTGCTTGGTCGAAAATCACTTGCAGTAAACCTTTCTGATATGGCTGCGATGGGTGCTATTCCTCGATGGTTTACACTCGCCATTAGTTTGCCAACTATTGATGACGCTTGGTTAGCGGCTTTTTCTGAAGGGTTATTTTCTATCGCTGAAGAACACCAAGTAGATCTCATTGGTGGTGATACGACGGCAGGCCCGTTGACAATATCTATTCAGATTATGGGGTTGGTCCCAAAGCATCAGGCGATTTTGCGAAGTGGCGCAAAGCTTGGTGATGATATTTGGGTGACAGGTAACCTAGGGAATGCGGCGCTTGCTCTACAAGAGCTTCTCGGTAATTTAAATATTACTGATAAGGCTGAAATAGACTATTTGCGTTCTTATTTAGAAAATCCAACACCAAGATGTGCGCTTGGTGCCGAATTGCTGGAAATTGCTAGTGCGATGCTAGATATCTCTGATGGTTTGGCGGGCGATTTGGCGCATATTGCAAAAGCATCGCACCTGACGGCACGGGTACAGTCTTGTGATGTACCTGTTTCTAATGTGGTAAAGCGATATCAATCCTTTGATGGATGGGAGTCGGCGGTCTTGGCTGGTGGGGATGATTACGAATTGTGCTTTACTGCAAACCCTTCTCATCGGTTGGCAATTCATGCATTATCGAAAAAACACCAGTTAGCAATTACTAGAATAGGGTCGATGATTGAGCAAGAGGCGAAGGCTGTCAGATTTATGCGTGGCGATGCCCCTTTGCAACAATCGCTTCAAGCTTTTGATCACTTTTCCACTTAA
- a CDS encoding phosphatidylglycerophosphatase A family protein → MIKRKPTFAFLVENPAHFFALGFGSGLAPVAPGTFGSILSWPLYLLLAAFFSPIQIIILSVVFFVIGIYFCAVAGKALGVVDHGAIVWDEIVACLLFYALIPQTWQAQLGALILFRLFDIAKPWPISWFDRKWKNGFGVMWDDLLAAVMAWVVFLFVHALFIR, encoded by the coding sequence ATGATAAAACGTAAGCCCACTTTTGCTTTCTTAGTTGAAAATCCAGCCCATTTTTTTGCCCTTGGCTTTGGCAGCGGCTTGGCGCCGGTTGCCCCTGGTACATTTGGTTCTATTCTCTCTTGGCCACTTTATCTATTGCTGGCGGCCTTTTTTTCTCCGATCCAGATCATTATTCTTTCTGTTGTCTTTTTTGTGATTGGCATCTATTTCTGTGCAGTGGCAGGTAAAGCATTAGGGGTTGTAGATCATGGAGCAATTGTCTGGGATGAAATCGTTGCTTGTTTACTTTTTTACGCGTTAATTCCTCAAACTTGGCAGGCCCAACTTGGCGCGCTGATTTTATTTCGCCTGTTTGATATTGCGAAACCGTGGCCAATTAGTTGGTTTGATCGTAAGTGGAAAAATGGTTTTGGTGTGATGTGGGATGATCTATTAGCCGCTGTGATGGCATGGGTCGTCTTTCTATTTGTTCATGCCTTATTTATTCGTTAG
- the rnhA gene encoding ribonuclease HI → MLSDSILTIYTDGACKGNPGPGGWGAILCYGEKKKEIWGGEKETTNNRMEMSAVIESLKLLKRNCNIHIYTDSQYVLKGMTEWLSGWKARGWKTASKDPVKNSDLWMKLDDLARPHDITWHWVKGHAGHPMNERADELANLGVLEAK, encoded by the coding sequence ATTTTGTCCGATAGCATTTTGACCATTTATACAGATGGTGCATGTAAGGGAAATCCTGGTCCTGGTGGGTGGGGGGCTATTTTGTGTTACGGCGAAAAGAAAAAAGAAATCTGGGGTGGGGAAAAAGAAACCACCAACAATCGCATGGAAATGTCTGCGGTTATTGAGTCGCTAAAGCTGCTAAAGCGAAATTGTAATATACATATATATACTGACTCTCAGTATGTCCTCAAAGGGATGACAGAGTGGTTGTCTGGCTGGAAAGCAAGAGGCTGGAAAACTGCATCTAAAGATCCTGTTAAAAATTCAGATCTTTGGATGAAGCTAGATGACTTGGCTCGTCCTCATGATATTACCTGGCATTGGGTGAAAGGACATGCTGGTCATCCAATGAATGAACGAGCTGATGAATTAGCGAATCTAGGCGTGCTAGAAGCTAAATAA
- the parC gene encoding DNA topoisomerase IV subunit A, with amino-acid sequence MNDQVVDDLMPDDALALGEYAERAYLEYAMSVVKGRALPDVADGQKPVQRRILYAMRRMGLVASSKHVKCAKVVGEVLGNYHPHGDSAAYEAMVRLAQDFVMRYPLVDGQGNFGSRDGDGAAAMRYTEARLTPFAELLLSELDQGTVDFIPNYDGTSQEPSLLPARLPMVLLNGASGIAVGMATEIPPHNLREVAAAAIAVLENPEVSISELRQFVPAPDFPGGGQIISSDQDIQNAYESGRGSLRVRAKWEVEQLARGQWRIIVTELPPGTSTQKVLLEIEEATNPQVKAGKKALSPEQQTIKTLMTGLLDKVRDDSDQNSPVRIVLEPKSRTVDPNEFMAALLTHTCLETSVSMNLVMVGRDGRPQQKNLKQIISEWCSYRFDTVTRRLQHRLSQVEKRIHILDGRMIAFLHIEEVIRVIRESDEPKPALMSAFGLSEIQAEDILEIRLRQLARLEGFKIEAELNQLKEEEGQLRHLLGSEDARRQLVIDEIRADAEKYGDDRRTHIEEAQRADAAKVVPNEPVTLIVSKNGWIRARTGHGIDVGSLGFKEGDALFAAIETRTVYPLIVMDTKGRTYQIDPTDIPTGRGDGIPISTLIELQDKAKISQIFSAPPEHALMVANTGGYGFICKLSDMMTRQRAGKVFMTLEETEKPLAPVLVTSAIETSYAAFLSDAGKLLLVQASEIKQLPKGKGVILMGLDKDDPLASMVWCDGTKFVSHITLRTGRTEEVVLEGDRFVEFVGKRARKGKPFLKRGQSLGSLF; translated from the coding sequence ATGAATGACCAAGTTGTTGACGATTTAATGCCTGATGACGCTTTAGCATTAGGCGAATATGCAGAACGTGCATACCTAGAGTATGCAATGAGTGTGGTAAAAGGTCGCGCACTTCCAGATGTTGCGGACGGGCAAAAGCCTGTGCAAAGACGTATTTTGTACGCAATGCGCAGAATGGGGTTGGTTGCGTCCTCTAAGCACGTTAAGTGTGCAAAAGTAGTAGGTGAAGTGTTGGGTAACTATCACCCGCATGGAGATAGTGCTGCATATGAAGCCATGGTGCGCTTGGCTCAAGACTTTGTGATGCGCTACCCGTTGGTGGATGGGCAAGGTAACTTTGGTAGCCGAGATGGTGACGGCGCTGCCGCCATGCGATACACCGAAGCAAGGTTAACGCCATTTGCCGAACTACTGCTGTCCGAACTAGATCAGGGTACGGTTGATTTTATTCCGAACTATGATGGCACTAGCCAAGAGCCATCTCTCTTACCGGCCAGATTGCCAATGGTGCTATTAAATGGTGCCTCTGGTATTGCCGTTGGTATGGCAACTGAAATCCCTCCGCATAATTTACGTGAAGTAGCTGCTGCGGCGATTGCTGTTTTAGAAAATCCGGAAGTATCGATTTCAGAACTACGTCAGTTTGTCCCTGCGCCAGACTTTCCAGGTGGCGGTCAAATTATTAGTAGTGATCAAGACATTCAAAATGCCTATGAAAGTGGGCGCGGAAGTTTACGTGTCCGGGCTAAATGGGAAGTCGAGCAATTGGCCAGAGGGCAATGGCGAATTATCGTGACAGAATTGCCGCCAGGCACTTCTACCCAAAAAGTGCTTTTGGAAATTGAAGAGGCGACTAATCCGCAGGTAAAAGCGGGGAAAAAAGCGCTTTCCCCTGAACAGCAAACCATCAAGACCTTGATGACTGGGTTGTTAGACAAGGTTCGGGATGATTCCGACCAGAATAGTCCTGTTCGAATTGTATTAGAGCCAAAATCGAGAACGGTCGATCCAAATGAGTTTATGGCCGCTTTACTCACCCATACCTGTTTGGAAACATCGGTTTCGATGAACTTGGTGATGGTGGGGAGAGATGGTCGCCCGCAGCAAAAAAATCTGAAACAAATTATCAGTGAATGGTGTAGCTATCGCTTTGATACGGTGACCCGCCGCTTGCAGCACCGTTTGTCACAAGTGGAAAAGCGTATTCATATTCTTGATGGCCGCATGATTGCCTTCTTGCACATCGAAGAAGTGATTCGAGTAATTCGAGAGTCTGATGAGCCAAAACCAGCGCTGATGAGTGCATTTGGATTAAGTGAAATTCAAGCTGAAGATATTCTTGAAATTCGCTTAAGACAATTGGCAAGGTTGGAAGGCTTTAAAATTGAGGCTGAACTCAATCAACTGAAAGAAGAAGAGGGCCAACTACGTCATTTACTAGGCAGCGAAGATGCGCGTCGCCAGCTAGTGATTGATGAGATACGTGCAGATGCTGAAAAGTATGGGGATGATCGCCGTACGCATATCGAAGAAGCTCAGCGCGCGGATGCGGCGAAAGTGGTGCCAAACGAGCCAGTCACATTAATTGTGTCTAAAAATGGCTGGATTCGGGCAAGAACCGGTCATGGTATTGATGTTGGCAGCCTTGGATTTAAAGAGGGTGATGCGCTATTTGCTGCCATTGAAACACGCACAGTGTATCCGTTAATTGTGATGGATACGAAAGGACGTACTTATCAAATTGATCCGACCGATATTCCGACTGGTCGTGGCGATGGCATCCCAATTTCCACCTTGATTGAGTTGCAAGATAAAGCGAAGATCAGCCAAATTTTCTCCGCACCGCCAGAACATGCATTGATGGTTGCCAATACAGGTGGATATGGTTTTATCTGTAAATTGTCTGACATGATGACAAGACAACGCGCCGGTAAAGTCTTTATGACGTTAGAAGAAACCGAGAAACCGCTTGCTCCTGTGTTAGTCACTAGCGCGATTGAAACCAGCTACGCAGCATTCTTGTCTGATGCGGGAAAATTATTGCTGGTTCAAGCATCCGAAATTAAGCAATTGCCAAAAGGTAAGGGCGTGATTTTAATGGGCTTGGATAAAGACGACCCATTAGCATCAATGGTCTGGTGTGACGGCACTAAATTTGTGAGCCACATTACGCTAAGAACGGGACGAACTGAAGAGGTTGTTCTTGAAGGTGATCGTTTTGTCGAATTTGTAGGTAAGCGAGCCAGAAAAGGGAAGCCATTTTTAAAACGTGGCCAATCTTTAGGTAGCCTTTTCTAA
- a CDS encoding RNA polymerase sigma factor, with protein sequence MASRTELSQFLADIEKRAYRHARLAVQNDEHAFDIVQDAMLKLVDKYQDKPIEELPLLFHRILHNVINDYHRRQKVRNFWVLPFSLFAGKEDEEDEFDLLSSVENDQSYGKDPALAFNDQETLKLIEEGLARLPQRQREAFLLRYLEENDVATTASIMGCSEGSVKTHCARANASLTDWLNKHGIKGV encoded by the coding sequence ATGGCTAGCAGGACAGAACTGTCGCAGTTCCTTGCTGACATTGAGAAACGTGCATACCGACACGCAAGATTAGCCGTTCAAAATGACGAACATGCATTTGACATCGTACAAGATGCCATGCTGAAATTAGTCGACAAGTATCAAGATAAGCCGATTGAAGAGCTACCGTTGCTTTTCCATCGCATCTTACATAATGTCATTAATGATTATCACCGTCGTCAGAAAGTAAGAAATTTTTGGGTGCTTCCCTTTAGTCTCTTTGCAGGCAAAGAAGACGAAGAGGATGAGTTTGATTTACTTAGCTCAGTCGAAAATGATCAGTCATACGGCAAAGACCCAGCGTTAGCGTTTAATGATCAAGAAACGTTAAAACTAATCGAAGAAGGCTTGGCAAGGCTGCCGCAAAGACAACGTGAAGCATTTCTTTTAAGATATTTAGAAGAAAACGATGTCGCCACGACAGCCAGTATTATGGGATGTTCTGAGGGCAGTGTAAAAACGCACTGCGCACGGGCAAATGCGAGTTTGACCGATTGGCTCAATAAACATGGCATCAAAGGGGTATAA
- a CDS encoding DUF3106 domain-containing protein — translation MAKQLSKSVLILLLAAASQVAGAATADTAITWDSLSALEKQVLSPISKEWKTLSSKQQKTLQGIAGKYNQLPEAQKVRLQSRLKQWVAMTPAERNKAREQYVKFKALPEGTQKNIKTKQKETVASKVVAPTTASAVKKP, via the coding sequence ATGGCTAAACAGCTCTCAAAATCCGTCCTAATTCTTCTACTTGCAGCCGCGTCTCAAGTAGCCGGAGCGGCAACTGCAGATACGGCAATTACGTGGGACTCTCTATCTGCGCTAGAGAAGCAGGTACTTTCGCCCATTTCGAAAGAATGGAAAACGCTCAGCAGCAAGCAGCAAAAAACGCTTCAAGGTATTGCAGGAAAATATAATCAATTACCAGAGGCTCAAAAAGTCAGACTCCAAAGCAGATTAAAGCAATGGGTAGCGATGACCCCTGCCGAGCGTAACAAAGCGCGTGAGCAGTATGTAAAATTTAAGGCGCTACCGGAAGGCACACAGAAAAATATCAAAACCAAACAAAAAGAAACTGTCGCTTCAAAAGTAGTTGCACCAACAACTGCTTCTGCAGTGAAAAAACCCTAA